In Pseudomonas poae, a single genomic region encodes these proteins:
- a CDS encoding cyclic nucleotide-binding domain-containing protein, with translation MLERLRKDRDELVEQLMVQPLVKQDRQRADYLAEHGELKDFKAGEALITFGESATDVFFLLTGSVAISIGKRVLVENFEAGNHVGEIAAVHVTTRTSTVIASEEVVAVQLSKEHFKGFLLQFPEATLAFARDLAKRIAVRNANVARPREKHRIFAISSAEALSVVDSGIQHFAHDSDLEYAPWSMPQIFQLSSYPMDDLEAELTNSDFAVVVANDDDIVKSRGTEKSMPRDNVLFELGLFVGRFGRKRTVLMAPSGKEVKLPSDLIGLSIIYYPQEMTETVEKQVWDRVKRHFRKLVK, from the coding sequence GTGCTGGAGCGATTAAGGAAAGACCGTGACGAGCTGGTCGAACAGCTCATGGTGCAACCGCTGGTCAAACAAGACAGACAACGTGCGGATTATTTGGCAGAGCACGGGGAGCTGAAAGATTTCAAAGCTGGCGAGGCGCTCATTACGTTTGGCGAGTCAGCGACGGACGTTTTCTTTCTGCTAACGGGTTCTGTGGCGATCAGTATCGGCAAACGTGTGCTGGTTGAGAATTTCGAAGCGGGCAATCACGTCGGTGAGATTGCTGCCGTCCACGTCACGACACGTACGAGTACCGTGATCGCTAGCGAAGAAGTGGTGGCAGTTCAGCTTTCAAAAGAGCATTTCAAAGGTTTTCTCCTGCAATTTCCCGAAGCAACGCTGGCCTTTGCAAGGGATCTCGCAAAACGGATCGCCGTACGCAATGCCAACGTCGCCCGGCCGCGTGAGAAGCATCGCATCTTTGCGATCTCTTCTGCCGAAGCCCTCTCAGTCGTCGACAGCGGAATCCAGCATTTCGCACATGACTCCGACCTTGAATACGCCCCATGGAGCATGCCTCAGATATTCCAGCTATCTAGCTACCCAATGGATGACCTTGAAGCGGAGCTGACCAACTCGGACTTCGCAGTAGTTGTCGCCAACGACGACGACATCGTTAAGTCTCGGGGCACAGAGAAATCCATGCCTCGTGACAACGTATTGTTCGAGCTCGGTCTTTTCGTGGGTAGATTTGGCCGCAAGCGCACAGTGTTGATGGCGCCTAGCGGTAAAGAGGTGAAGCTCCCCAGCGACCTCATAGGCTTGAGCATCATCTATTACCCTCAAGAAATGACAGAGACCGTTGAGAAGCAGGTCTGGGACAGGGTTAAACGTCATTTCAGGAAGCTAGTTAAATGA
- a CDS encoding 3-dehydroquinate dehydratase, producing MSHRVFFLNGPNANLYGLDKHGTYGSESFASIEARCQSLAATLGLTLDFRQSNHEGVLVDWIQEARLHADAIVINAAGLSYSSVPILDALLAFDGPIIEAHMSNIWKRESFRHHSYVSKAATGVIAGLGVLGYQLALTAVAELLTS from the coding sequence ATGTCACATCGCGTGTTTTTCCTCAACGGGCCCAACGCCAACCTCTACGGGCTGGACAAGCACGGCACCTACGGCAGCGAAAGCTTTGCCAGCATCGAAGCACGCTGCCAAAGCCTCGCCGCCACGCTGGGCCTGACCCTGGATTTTCGCCAGAGCAACCACGAAGGCGTGCTGGTGGACTGGATCCAGGAAGCGCGCCTGCACGCCGACGCCATCGTGATCAACGCCGCTGGGCTCAGCTACAGCTCGGTGCCGATTCTCGATGCGCTGCTGGCATTCGACGGCCCGATCATCGAAGCCCATATGAGCAACATCTGGAAGCGCGAGAGCTTTCGGCATCACTCCTACGTCTCCAAGGCTGCCACCGGTGTGATCGCCGGGTTGGGAGTGTTGGGTTATCAACTGGCACTCACCGCCGTGGCTGAGTTGCTCACCTCGTGA
- a CDS encoding NAD(P)H-quinone oxidoreductase, with the protein MKAVIAREPGGPEVLELVQRPVPTAGAGEVLIRVVAAGVNRPDLMQRNGAPVPPGTPDGLGLEAAGIVIALGSGVDELAVGDRVMALLNGGGYAEYCVAQAAHCLPVPAGLSLEAAAGVPEAAFTVWHNLFELGRLRSGDTVLIHGAASGVGSFAVQCAHAAGARVIATAGGPHKVAMLQALGVWRAIDRHLDDFVCVVNDCTEGRGVDVVLDNVGGPYVARNLAAMAMGGRHVSLSFLQGASIELDLQVLMRKNLSLTSSTLRPKSHAEKARLAVCIRSRMLPWLASGLVAPQLHAQLPLCQAADAHRLLEANANVGKVVLTVAE; encoded by the coding sequence ATGAAAGCCGTCATTGCTCGCGAGCCGGGTGGGCCTGAGGTGCTGGAGCTTGTGCAGCGCCCGGTGCCGACAGCCGGGGCTGGCGAAGTGTTGATTCGCGTTGTGGCCGCCGGGGTCAATCGTCCCGACCTGATGCAGCGCAACGGCGCGCCGGTACCGCCTGGCACCCCAGACGGATTGGGCCTGGAAGCCGCCGGCATCGTGATAGCACTGGGCAGTGGCGTAGATGAATTGGCCGTGGGCGACCGCGTGATGGCGTTGCTCAATGGCGGTGGCTACGCCGAGTACTGCGTCGCCCAGGCGGCCCATTGTTTGCCGGTGCCGGCGGGGCTCTCGCTGGAGGCTGCCGCCGGGGTGCCGGAAGCGGCCTTTACGGTGTGGCACAACCTGTTTGAACTGGGCCGCCTGCGCAGTGGCGACACGGTATTGATCCACGGTGCCGCCAGCGGCGTTGGTAGCTTTGCCGTGCAATGCGCGCATGCCGCCGGTGCGCGGGTGATCGCCACCGCTGGCGGGCCGCACAAGGTAGCGATGTTGCAAGCACTGGGGGTGTGGCGCGCGATTGATCGCCACCTCGATGACTTCGTCTGTGTGGTCAACGACTGCACCGAAGGGCGCGGCGTGGACGTGGTGCTGGATAACGTCGGCGGCCCATACGTGGCGCGCAACCTGGCGGCGATGGCGATGGGTGGGCGGCATGTGAGCTTGTCGTTCCTGCAAGGCGCCAGCATCGAGTTGGATTTGCAGGTGCTGATGCGCAAGAACCTCAGCCTTACCTCGTCGACCCTACGCCCCAAAAGCCACGCAGAAAAAGCCCGGCTGGCGGTGTGCATTCGCTCGCGCATGTTGCCCTGGTTGGCATCCGGCCTGGTCGCGCCGCAGCTCCACGCACAACTGCCGCTGTGCCAGGCCGCCGATGCCCATCGCCTGCTCGAAGCCAACGCCAATGTCGGCAAAGTCGTGCTGACCGTCGCCGAATAA
- a CDS encoding RidA family protein — MPTHTRIRMFNTKQTYPNQSLDNDLCQAVRAGNTIYVRGQIGTDFEGNLVGLGDPRAQAEQAMKNVKQLLEEAGSDLSHIVKTTTYLIDPRYREPVYQEVGKWLKGVFPISTGLVISGLGQPEWLMEIDVIAVVPDDWTV; from the coding sequence ATGCCTACCCATACCCGCATCCGCATGTTCAACACCAAGCAGACCTACCCCAACCAGAGCCTGGACAACGACCTGTGCCAGGCCGTGCGTGCGGGCAATACCATTTATGTGCGCGGCCAGATCGGCACCGACTTCGAGGGCAACCTGGTGGGGCTTGGCGACCCGCGTGCCCAGGCTGAACAGGCGATGAAAAACGTCAAGCAACTGCTCGAAGAAGCCGGCAGTGACCTGAGCCATATCGTCAAGACCACCACCTATTTGATCGACCCGCGCTACCGCGAACCGGTGTACCAGGAAGTCGGCAAATGGCTTAAGGGCGTATTCCCGATTTCCACCGGTTTGGTGATCTCGGGCCTGGGCCAGCCGGAGTGGTTGATGGAGATCGATGTGATCGCCGTCGTGCCGGACGACTGGACCGTATGA
- a CDS encoding LysR family transcriptional regulator, with the protein MLSRITQRQLEYFVASGEAGSISAAAERIHVSSPSISAAITHMEAELGIQLFIRHHAQGISLTAVGRLVMQEAKLILEQMTNLYTIASESLNSVRGPLRVGCLESLAPMITPELVFGFGRAFPGVRLTQAEGNHEELLEKLRSGELDIALTYDLVTSPDIDFQPLAQLPPYVMVGEYHPLASLPAVSMQDLEAYPVVLLDTPWSRDYFLSLFIQAGTTPNIIMRSTNLETVRAMVGNGIGYSFANARPKSNMSQDGKRVIRLRLAGAHRAMQLGYATVSNTQLSRVVSAFAERCRMFVSDQYIPGMAPPSFFDPHAVRVMSEVG; encoded by the coding sequence ATGCTCAGTCGTATTACTCAGCGCCAACTGGAATATTTTGTCGCGTCCGGTGAGGCCGGCAGCATCAGTGCTGCGGCCGAACGCATCCACGTGTCGTCACCGTCGATCTCGGCGGCAATCACCCATATGGAGGCGGAACTGGGCATCCAGCTGTTTATCCGGCACCACGCCCAGGGCATTTCGCTGACGGCGGTGGGGCGGTTGGTGATGCAGGAAGCCAAGTTGATCCTGGAACAGATGACCAACCTCTACACCATCGCTTCCGAATCGCTGAACTCCGTGCGCGGGCCGTTGCGGGTGGGCTGCCTGGAGTCGCTGGCGCCGATGATCACTCCGGAACTGGTATTCGGTTTTGGCCGTGCGTTTCCCGGCGTACGGCTGACCCAGGCCGAGGGCAACCACGAGGAACTGCTAGAAAAGTTGCGCAGCGGCGAGCTGGATATCGCCCTCACCTACGACCTGGTGACCAGCCCGGACATCGACTTCCAACCCCTGGCGCAGTTGCCGCCTTATGTGATGGTCGGCGAGTACCACCCGCTGGCGAGCTTGCCGGCGGTGAGCATGCAAGACCTTGAGGCCTACCCGGTGGTGCTGCTCGACACGCCCTGGAGCCGCGACTATTTCCTCAGCCTGTTTATCCAGGCCGGCACCACGCCGAACATCATCATGCGCTCCACCAACCTCGAAACGGTGCGCGCCATGGTGGGCAACGGTATTGGCTATTCCTTCGCGAATGCACGGCCAAAATCCAACATGTCCCAGGACGGCAAGCGGGTGATCCGCCTGCGCCTGGCGGGCGCCCATCGGGCCATGCAACTGGGCTACGCCACGGTCAGCAACACGCAGCTGTCGCGCGTGGTGTCGGCGTTTGCCGAGCGTTGCCGCATGTTTGTCTCCGACCAATACATCCCCGGCATGGCGCCGCCGAGCTTTTTTGACCCGCATGCGGTGCGAGTGATGAGTGAGGTGGGTTGA
- a CDS encoding amino acid ABC transporter permease/ATP-binding protein gives MTFDWNYMFGLLGDAEFWRATWTVIKLSTLTWVLSIALGFLLALAKQSKHGLLSVPARGYIWLFRSLPLLVLLIFIYNLPQALPGTSAILADPFWSGLLALVICETAYVAEIHRGGLLSIPKGQGEAARALGLKFFGTQWRVVIPQALRVALPSLANEYISIVKLTSLVSVISLTEILMVGQRLYSQNFLVIETMAAVAFFYVFIVTVFDFLLKRLERFLDVNQRNVSRVPDAEVLALAMQQRTALQRPVTNGEPALQAARLHKAYNDIEVLGSVNLQIQPGEVVSVIGPSGSGKTTLIRLLNGLEQLDNGEIKINGQPFIHLNKVGAQKPQYIEHAEHRLNIGMVFQSFNLFPHLSVLDNLLMAPKYHRLGATSELKQQAYALLHKVGMLDHAWKYPHQLSGGQQQRVAIARALMMRPQIMLFDEPTSALDPEKVNEVLQVIEALAEEGITMVIVTHEMNFAFKVSDRIVFMEKGRVVCDDTPGALRSGHNPRVEAFLKDVSLA, from the coding sequence ATGACATTCGACTGGAATTACATGTTTGGTTTGCTGGGCGATGCCGAGTTTTGGCGTGCGACGTGGACGGTGATCAAGCTCAGTACTTTGACCTGGGTCTTGAGCATCGCCCTCGGCTTTCTGTTGGCACTGGCCAAGCAATCCAAGCACGGCCTGCTCAGCGTGCCAGCTCGCGGTTATATCTGGTTGTTCCGCAGCCTGCCGTTGTTGGTGCTGCTGATCTTTATCTATAACTTGCCGCAAGCATTGCCGGGTACCTCGGCGATCTTGGCCGACCCGTTTTGGTCCGGCCTGCTCGCCTTGGTCATCTGCGAGACCGCCTACGTCGCCGAGATCCATCGCGGCGGCCTGCTCTCGATCCCCAAGGGCCAGGGCGAAGCGGCGCGTGCGCTGGGCCTGAAGTTTTTCGGCACCCAATGGCGCGTGGTAATCCCCCAGGCGCTGCGGGTGGCCTTACCCTCGCTGGCCAACGAATACATCTCCATCGTCAAGCTCACCTCCCTGGTGTCGGTGATCTCCCTCACCGAAATCCTGATGGTCGGCCAGCGCCTGTATTCGCAAAACTTCCTGGTGATCGAAACCATGGCGGCGGTGGCGTTTTTCTACGTGTTTATCGTCACCGTGTTCGACTTCTTGCTCAAACGCCTGGAGCGCTTTCTCGACGTCAACCAGCGTAATGTCTCCCGCGTGCCGGATGCCGAAGTGCTGGCATTGGCCATGCAACAGCGCACCGCGTTGCAGCGCCCGGTCACCAACGGTGAGCCCGCGCTGCAAGCTGCTCGCCTGCACAAGGCCTACAACGATATCGAGGTGCTCGGCTCGGTGAATCTGCAGATCCAGCCCGGTGAGGTGGTGTCGGTGATCGGTCCGTCCGGCTCTGGCAAGACCACGCTGATCCGCTTGCTCAACGGCCTTGAGCAACTGGACAACGGCGAGATCAAGATCAACGGCCAGCCGTTCATTCACCTGAACAAAGTCGGTGCGCAGAAGCCCCAGTACATCGAACACGCCGAGCACCGCCTGAACATCGGCATGGTGTTCCAGAGCTTCAACCTGTTTCCGCATTTGAGCGTGCTCGACAACCTGCTCATGGCGCCGAAATACCACCGCCTGGGCGCAACCTCCGAGCTGAAACAGCAGGCCTACGCGCTGTTGCACAAGGTCGGCATGCTTGATCACGCCTGGAAGTATCCGCACCAGCTGTCGGGCGGTCAGCAGCAGCGCGTAGCCATCGCCCGCGCCCTGATGATGCGCCCGCAAATCATGCTGTTCGATGAGCCCACCTCGGCGCTCGACCCAGAGAAAGTCAACGAAGTGCTGCAAGTGATCGAAGCCCTGGCCGAGGAGGGCATCACCATGGTGATCGTCACCCACGAGATGAACTTCGCCTTCAAGGTCTCCGATCGCATCGTGTTCATGGAGAAGGGCCGCGTGGTCTGCGACGACACACCGGGTGCCTTGCGCAGCGGCCACAACCCACGCGTGGAGGCGTTCCTCAAGGACGTCTCGCTGGCGTGA
- a CDS encoding DUF1028 domain-containing protein, translating to MTFSVVARCAETGQLGIAISSSSIAVGARCPWLRRGVGAVASQNITLPSLGPQGLDLLESGMAPSEVLAALAGQEHSEYRQVTVIDRLGRTAHFSGAKTLGIHNAVSGEQCVAAGNMLANPGVIEAMVRAFENAPGHLADRLLAAMHTGQAHGGEAGPVHSAALIVVDDLPWPIVNLRVDWADEDPIGALDQLWQAYRGQLQDYIDRALNPQIAPGYAVPGDDR from the coding sequence ATGACTTTTTCCGTTGTCGCCCGCTGCGCTGAAACCGGCCAGTTGGGTATTGCCATCAGCTCGTCGAGCATTGCCGTGGGTGCGCGTTGCCCGTGGTTGCGGCGGGGCGTGGGCGCGGTGGCGTCGCAGAACATTACCTTGCCGAGCCTGGGGCCGCAGGGACTGGACTTGCTCGAAAGCGGCATGGCGCCCAGTGAAGTGTTGGCCGCTCTGGCGGGACAGGAACACAGCGAGTATCGCCAGGTGACGGTGATTGATCGCCTGGGGCGCACGGCACATTTCAGTGGTGCCAAGACCCTTGGTATTCATAACGCGGTCAGCGGTGAGCAGTGTGTCGCAGCGGGCAATATGCTCGCCAATCCTGGGGTGATCGAGGCGATGGTGAGGGCGTTTGAAAACGCACCGGGGCATCTTGCCGACCGGCTGCTTGCGGCAATGCACACCGGCCAGGCTCACGGCGGTGAAGCGGGGCCGGTGCATTCGGCGGCGCTGATCGTGGTCGACGACTTGCCGTGGCCCATCGTCAACCTGCGCGTCGACTGGGCCGATGAAGACCCTATCGGCGCCCTCGACCAACTCTGGCAGGCCTATCGCGGGCAACTGCAAGACTACATCGACCGCGCCCTCAACCCGCAGATCGCGCCGGGTTATGCGGTGCCGGGAGACGACCGATGA
- the argE gene encoding acetylornithine deacetylase codes for MNSRELLAQLVRFDTTSRESNLALIDFVRTYLQDHGVACELVYNAHKSKANLLATIGPADVPGVVLSGHTDVVPVDGQRWSVAPFELTEKDGKLYGRGTADMKGYIACVLACVPALVKAPLRMPVHIALSYDEEVGCLGVRSLIERFHGQAVKPLLCVIGEPTELKPVLGHKGKLAVRCEVHGAACHSAYAPSGVNAIEYAARLVSELVRLGEGLKTPQQLDQRFDPPFSTVQTGVINGGKALNIVPQNCSFDFEVRSLPAQDSWQVAQQLQRYAEHTLLPAMQAVSAQSAITFSELSSYPGLATSLQSQAAEWVAQFCGSQEFGTVAFGTEGGLFDQAGIPTVVCGPGSMEQGHKPDEFISVAQLDACDQMLARVVGFVSDR; via the coding sequence ATGAACAGTCGCGAGTTGCTGGCGCAACTGGTGCGCTTCGACACCACCAGCCGCGAGTCCAACCTGGCCTTGATCGACTTCGTGCGCACCTACCTGCAAGACCACGGCGTGGCCTGCGAGCTGGTGTACAACGCGCACAAGAGCAAGGCCAACCTGCTGGCGACCATCGGCCCGGCGGATGTGCCGGGCGTTGTGTTGTCCGGGCACACCGATGTGGTGCCGGTGGACGGCCAGCGTTGGAGCGTGGCGCCGTTCGAACTCACCGAAAAAGACGGCAAGTTGTACGGTCGGGGCACGGCGGACATGAAGGGCTACATCGCCTGTGTATTGGCCTGCGTGCCGGCGCTGGTGAAGGCGCCGCTGCGCATGCCGGTGCATATTGCGCTGTCTTATGACGAGGAAGTGGGTTGCCTGGGCGTGCGCTCGTTGATCGAAAGGTTCCACGGTCAGGCGGTCAAGCCGCTGCTGTGCGTGATCGGCGAGCCCACCGAGCTCAAGCCGGTGCTGGGCCACAAAGGCAAATTGGCGGTGCGTTGTGAGGTGCACGGCGCGGCGTGCCATTCGGCGTATGCGCCGTCGGGTGTCAACGCCATTGAATACGCGGCGCGTTTGGTCAGCGAACTGGTGCGGCTTGGCGAAGGGCTCAAGACGCCCCAGCAGCTGGATCAACGTTTCGATCCGCCGTTTTCCACGGTGCAGACCGGAGTGATCAACGGCGGCAAGGCGCTGAATATCGTCCCGCAAAATTGCAGCTTCGATTTTGAAGTGCGTTCGTTGCCGGCCCAGGACTCTTGGCAGGTTGCGCAGCAATTACAGCGTTATGCTGAACACACCCTGCTGCCCGCGATGCAGGCGGTGAGCGCGCAATCGGCGATCACTTTCAGTGAACTGTCCAGCTATCCGGGGTTGGCTACGTCGCTGCAAAGCCAGGCTGCCGAGTGGGTTGCGCAGTTCTGCGGCTCCCAGGAATTCGGCACCGTGGCCTTCGGCACCGAGGGTGGCCTGTTTGATCAGGCGGGTATTCCCACGGTGGTCTGTGGCCCCGGAAGCATGGAACAGGGGCATAAGCCGGACGAATTTATCAGCGTTGCACAGTTGGACGCGTGCGATCAGATGCTGGCGCGGGTGGTGGGGTTTGTGAGCGATCGCTGA
- the gudD gene encoding glucarate dehydratase gives MNTPVVTHFQVIPVAGHDSMLLNLSGAHGPYFTRNIVILKDSSGNTGVGEVPGGERIRETLEDARSLVIGQPIGQYQRILNQMRTTFASRDSAGRGLQTFDLRITIHAVTAMEAALLDLLGQFLEVPVAALLGEGQQRDAVKMLGYLFYVGDRNATNLAYRNEADADDEWFRLRHEKALTSDAVVRLAEAAKAKYGFNDFKLKGGVLSGDEEIEAVTALAERFPDARITLDPNGAWSLKEAIRLCRDQHKVLAYAEDPCGAENGYSGREVMAEFRRATGLKTATNMIATDWREMGHAIQLQSVDIPLADPHFWTMQGSVRVAQMCNDWGLTWGSHSNNHFDISLAMFTQVAAAAPGEITAIDTHWIWQDGQRLTQSPLKIEGGYVKVPAKPGLGVDIDMDAVAKAHEVYKGMGLGARDDSVAMQFLIPGWAFNNKQPCLVR, from the coding sequence ATGAATACGCCCGTCGTTACCCACTTCCAGGTCATCCCCGTCGCCGGCCACGACAGCATGTTGCTCAACCTGAGCGGCGCCCACGGCCCTTACTTCACACGCAATATCGTCATCCTCAAGGACAGCAGCGGCAACACCGGCGTGGGCGAAGTGCCCGGCGGCGAACGCATCCGCGAAACCCTGGAAGACGCGCGCAGCCTGGTGATCGGCCAACCGATCGGCCAGTACCAACGCATCCTCAACCAGATGCGCACCACCTTCGCCTCCAGGGATTCTGCCGGTCGTGGCCTGCAGACGTTTGACCTGCGCATCACCATCCATGCCGTCACCGCCATGGAAGCCGCCCTGCTCGACCTGTTGGGGCAATTTCTTGAAGTGCCGGTGGCGGCCTTGCTCGGCGAAGGGCAGCAGCGTGACGCGGTGAAGATGCTCGGTTACCTGTTCTATGTCGGCGACCGCAACGCGACAAACCTGGCTTACCGCAACGAAGCCGACGCCGATGACGAATGGTTCCGCTTGCGTCACGAGAAGGCACTCACCAGCGATGCGGTGGTGCGCCTGGCCGAAGCCGCCAAGGCCAAGTACGGTTTCAACGACTTCAAACTCAAAGGCGGCGTCTTGAGTGGCGATGAAGAAATCGAAGCCGTCACCGCCCTGGCCGAACGCTTCCCCGATGCACGCATCACCCTCGACCCGAACGGTGCCTGGTCCCTCAAGGAAGCCATCCGCCTGTGCCGCGACCAGCACAAGGTGCTGGCCTATGCGGAAGACCCATGCGGCGCAGAAAACGGCTACTCGGGCCGGGAAGTCATGGCCGAGTTCCGCCGTGCCACCGGGTTGAAAACCGCCACGAATATGATCGCCACCGACTGGCGCGAAATGGGCCATGCGATCCAGTTGCAGTCGGTGGACATCCCCCTCGCCGACCCGCACTTCTGGACGATGCAGGGCTCGGTACGTGTGGCGCAGATGTGCAATGACTGGGGCCTGACGTGGGGTTCGCACTCCAACAACCACTTCGATATTTCCCTGGCGATGTTCACCCAGGTCGCCGCCGCCGCACCGGGCGAAATCACCGCCATCGACACCCACTGGATCTGGCAGGACGGCCAGCGCCTGACCCAGTCACCGCTAAAAATCGAAGGCGGTTACGTGAAGGTGCCGGCCAAGCCAGGCCTTGGGGTGGACATCGACATGGACGCCGTGGCCAAGGCCCACGAGGTGTACAAAGGCATGGGGCTTGGGGCGCGGGATGACAGCGTGGCGATGCAATTTTTGATTCCGGGCTGGGCGTTTAACAATAAGCAGCCGTGCCTGGTGCGATAA
- a CDS encoding MFS transporter: MTNSSHASAASEQDCVLTRAVSKVKGHVLPLFVIMFILNYIDRVNIGFVRTHMEHDLGIGAAAYGLGAGLFFIGYALFEVPSNMLLQKVGARIWLTRIMFTWGIVATLMAFIQNETQFYILRFLLGVAEAGFFPGVIYYFTRWLPGVERGKAIAIFLSGSAVASLISGPLSGALLQIEGFGFHGWQWMFAIEGLASVALGFFVWFWLDSKPHDAKWMTREEQDALVNAIDQEQRDREALTTVKPTLGKLLKDRQILLFCVLYFCIQLTIYAATFWLPSIIKKMGDLSDVQVGFFNSIPWLISIIAMYAFASLSGKFKNQQAWVAAALLIAAAGMFMSTTGGPVFAFVAICFAAIGFKSASSLFWPIPQGYLDVRIAAAVIALINSIGNLGGFVAPTTFGLLEQTTGSIQGGLYGLAGTSVLAAILVFFAKTSPSAVLTSPSAVPTGAAISKPL; this comes from the coding sequence GTGACTAATTCAAGCCATGCATCTGCCGCTTCAGAACAGGATTGCGTGCTCACGCGCGCCGTGAGCAAAGTGAAGGGCCATGTGCTCCCGCTGTTCGTGATCATGTTCATCCTCAACTACATCGACCGGGTCAATATCGGCTTTGTGCGCACGCACATGGAACACGACCTGGGCATCGGCGCAGCGGCCTACGGCCTGGGTGCCGGGCTGTTCTTCATTGGCTACGCCCTCTTCGAAGTCCCCTCAAACATGCTGCTGCAGAAAGTTGGCGCACGTATCTGGCTGACTCGCATCATGTTCACCTGGGGCATCGTCGCCACACTGATGGCGTTCATCCAGAACGAAACCCAGTTCTACATCCTGCGGTTCTTGTTGGGGGTGGCCGAGGCCGGCTTCTTTCCGGGGGTGATCTACTACTTCACCCGCTGGCTGCCGGGAGTGGAGCGCGGCAAAGCCATCGCGATTTTCCTCAGCGGGTCGGCGGTTGCCTCGCTGATCTCCGGCCCGCTGTCAGGGGCGCTGTTGCAGATCGAAGGCTTTGGCTTCCACGGCTGGCAGTGGATGTTTGCCATCGAAGGCCTGGCCTCGGTGGCACTGGGGTTCTTTGTGTGGTTCTGGCTCGACTCCAAACCCCACGACGCCAAGTGGATGACGCGCGAGGAGCAAGACGCGCTGGTCAACGCCATTGACCAGGAACAGCGCGATCGCGAAGCGCTGACCACCGTCAAACCAACCCTCGGCAAACTGCTCAAGGACCGCCAGATCCTGTTGTTCTGCGTCCTGTACTTCTGCATCCAGCTGACGATCTACGCCGCCACGTTCTGGCTGCCGAGCATCATCAAGAAGATGGGCGACCTGAGTGATGTGCAGGTGGGCTTCTTCAACTCGATCCCGTGGCTGATCTCGATCATCGCCATGTACGCCTTCGCATCGCTGTCGGGCAAGTTCAAGAACCAGCAGGCATGGGTTGCAGCAGCGCTGTTGATTGCCGCAGCGGGGATGTTCATGTCCACCACCGGCGGGCCGGTGTTTGCCTTTGTCGCAATCTGCTTTGCGGCCATCGGCTTCAAGTCGGCCTCGTCACTGTTCTGGCCGATCCCACAGGGCTACCTGGATGTGCGCATTGCCGCAGCGGTAATCGCGCTGATCAACTCCATCGGCAACCTGGGCGGGTTCGTTGCGCCCACCACTTTCGGCCTCCTGGAACAAACCACCGGTTCGATCCAGGGTGGCCTCTATGGCCTGGCCGGTACCTCGGTGCTTGCGGCGATTCTGGTGTTCTTTGCCAAGACATCGCCCTCTGCCGTGTTGACCTCGCCCAGTGCCGTGCCAACCGGCGCCGCCATCAGCAAACCTCTTTGA
- a CDS encoding FadR family transcriptional regulator: MPNERGTPVRKRSTNLAQGVVEALTQRILLGQLKPGEKLPSESTIVAEHGVSRTVVREALSKLQASGLVETRHGIGTFALAPQAQSGLRLNVDTLASVRSMLELRLGLEVQAVALAALRRSDEQLVRMREALTDYQASLANNDSCVEEDKRFHQLIAEATGNTFFTEIMLHLGNAMIPRTQVKAAERGGADFAQLGQLANLEHEAIFNAIKRQDPDAARAAMVLHLTNSRDRFSGE, encoded by the coding sequence ATGCCCAATGAACGCGGAACCCCCGTCCGTAAACGCTCCACCAACCTCGCCCAAGGCGTGGTCGAGGCACTGACCCAGCGCATCCTGCTGGGGCAGTTGAAGCCCGGTGAAAAACTGCCTTCCGAATCCACTATCGTGGCCGAGCATGGCGTCAGCCGCACCGTGGTCCGCGAGGCGCTTTCAAAGTTGCAGGCGTCGGGGTTGGTAGAGACGCGACACGGCATCGGTACCTTCGCGTTGGCACCGCAGGCGCAATCCGGGCTACGCCTGAATGTCGACACGCTCGCCAGTGTGCGCAGCATGCTCGAACTGCGCCTGGGCCTGGAGGTGCAGGCCGTGGCCCTGGCGGCGCTGCGCAGAAGCGATGAGCAACTTGTCCGCATGCGTGAGGCGCTGACTGACTATCAAGCCTCCCTGGCCAATAACGACAGCTGCGTGGAAGAAGACAAACGCTTCCACCAACTGATCGCCGAAGCGACCGGCAATACCTTCTTCACCGAAATCATGCTGCACCTGGGCAACGCGATGATTCCCCGTACGCAAGTGAAAGCTGCCGAGCGGGGCGGTGCCGACTTCGCCCAATTGGGGCAATTGGCGAACCTGGAGCATGAGGCGATCTTCAATGCGATCAAACGCCAGGACCCAGACGCTGCCCGCGCCGCGATGGTGCTGCACTTGACCAACAGTCGCGACCGTTTTTCCGGAGAGTAA